In Phyllostomus discolor isolate MPI-MPIP mPhyDis1 chromosome 2, mPhyDis1.pri.v3, whole genome shotgun sequence, the following are encoded in one genomic region:
- the NACA gene encoding nascent polypeptide-associated complex subunit alpha isoform X3: MPGEATETVPATEQELPQPQAETAVLPVSSALSVTAALGQPGPTLPPPCSPPPEQCSLATPNQPAPFLSPSTISSSPFEAPFPQSSSGTALPLETAPFPHDTPAFLPNLTGPPISPAALALASPMITTTLKGAHSSSAPLTLVALAPHSVQKSSAYPPNPLSSPPSVALAESGSCTPLSAPIASSEPKTSPIQTPSQVVHDPKVTPIPPNTASAVPSHLVTPLAAVQSGVASCAQIPPSTPLAITSPQVKGIPISSAMTSPQNSVSLSLKGPLSPPDALPLSTQSVPVVPSVPPVFLPSLGSHLLPLHQSFLGSPGQPVCQTGPNVFSDPVVDTISVDHSSLGTYPSQQSVISPLPSRNEVVPAAVAAFPVGVLASSLALSVDKGPSTTTSSVPSYGPSCSSNAATSSSLSPYSLSQSQRLFLMPLIS; encoded by the coding sequence CTGTGCTTCCTGTGTCTTCAGCCTTAAGTGTCACTGCTGCCTTAGGGCAGCCTGGACctacccttcctcctccttgctctccGCCCCCCGAACAGTGCTCTCTGGCAACCCCTAACCAACCTgccccattcctctctccctctactaTTTCCTCATCCCCTTTTGAAGCGCCCTTTCCCCAATCGTCCTCTGGGACAGCCCTGCCTTTGGAAACAGCCCCTTTCCCCCATGACACCCCAGCTTTCCTACCAAACTTAACAGGGCCTCCCATCTCCCCAGCTGCCTTAGCTCTGGCCTCACCCATGATAACTACAACTCTGAAAGGTGCCCATTCCTCCTCAGCTCCCTTGACTCTGGTGGCCTTGGCTCCCCACTCAGTTCAGAAGAGCTCTGCTTATCCACCTAACCCTCTTAGTTCACCTCCTTCAGTTGCTTTGGCTGAGTCAGGGTCATGTACACCTCTGTCAGCTCCCATTGCTTCCTCAGAACCAAAGACCTCTCCTATTCAAACGCCTTCTCAAGTAGTCCATGATCCAAAAGTTACCCCCATCCCTCCAAATACAGCCAGTGCTGTTCCTTCCCATCTTGTAACTCCCTTGGCCGCTGTTCAATCTGGAGTAGCCTCATGTGCTCAGATACCACCCAGTACTCCCCTAGCCATCACTTCCCCTCAGGTCAAAGGCATCCCTATTTCCTCAGCTATGACTTCTCCACAGAACTCTGTAAGCCTCAGCCTAAAGGGACCCCTCAGTCCACCTGATGCCTTACCTCTTTCAACCCAATCTGTTCCTGTGGTTCCCAGTGTCCCCCcagttttcctcccttctctgggtTCTCATCTTCTACCTTTACATCAGAGTTTTCTTGGCTCTCCTGGACAACCTGTATGTCAAACAGGCCCTAATGTCTTTTCAGACCCTGTAGTGGATACCATTTCTGTAGATCATTCTTCTTTGGGGACTTACCCTTCTCAGCAATCTGtcatttctccccttccttccagaaATGAGGTGGTtcctgctgctgtggctgctttTCCAGTGGGGGTTCTAGCTTCCTCTCTGGCTCTGTCTGTTGACAAAGGACCCTCTACCACCACTAGTAGTGTGCCCTCCTATGGCCCTTCTTGTTCCTCAAATGCAGCTACCTCTTCTTCCTTATCTCCCTACAGCCTCTCTCAGTCTCAAAGGCTCTTCTTAATGCCACTCATCAGCTAG